In the Primulina tabacum isolate GXHZ01 chromosome 7, ASM2559414v2, whole genome shotgun sequence genome, gttttctttcaaaacgaaaccaggcatgtctagatttctttcaaacctcaatcaagtcatattatcatttatttttcagtacatgatcatgttttagcaagcaaaaaccgagatacatgtcaaaatattttggaacacacatgcagaatttcggctcttcatggcaagcttcacgatttcttttggtttgtgagtttcaggtattggatcgactccaggctcccaaggcggcttgtatacatgtagtaggatgcattaggaccatgttggtccatccaaaccagccccatgcttgctggaaaaccgaaatgacagcaagttccccataggtgcagaaatgtgattcgaaaattcagtttggatgtcaaggaggaaggatctgatcttggctgccccaagggcctatagccatggttggatcacttccctagcatgtctaagacgtgactaagttgcccttttggtggcttggtccatggcccctcggtttttaatcaaaacatcaaaacagcccctttccccattcggcttcttcatttgttcagcttttgatttcgttcttttgttgcttggtatggatcttggttggcctatggcccttagccacggttcatatcatgctcctagatgtctagatcgtgccatggtcaatcaaatggccactggaatgacgcaagacatcgatcatagcataaacactacacacgcatgcacgttgctctcggttggacccttcggttaagatttggtgtgatgcggattgtggctggcctagggcccttagccatggttcaaatcattccttgggacgttgtggagaggctttggtcggtggttcaagccccaatggccaaaagtctcgcaaacgacgcgatgcaagctaggtcgcagctgctggaaattacagcaagttgctgtgtcgtttagaaggctcgtttgagttcttggttggcttttagcccatggccttggactggacagtgcctcattgagttaggaaggtcatgttttcgaccgttcgtcatttagatcatttttgaggtcgtacgagaatttacagtgcaatgtgccaaattgactctcgaaagagcgtttcgtgttttggcctccatttcacctagatttcgaccctatcattttaggagcattatttcatgattttttcagcgtattttaatcatgactatacgtcggttcagtgtcagttctagttggctcggagtcatgattaaatgcgaagtcattaggcgtcatagtcgcatcttttgaacgtaaattgcgtagttggtcaagtttaagctattgcatattttttcatggcacagttaggttgcagcgagactgggaacgatccaatccaatccagttggtaaaattacaggaattttcattacgccagttaattattttacgtgcattaaatagaaaatgattatttttgagatttatgcgatatggcttgtggttcattcactatgtgggagtgttattttatacggtcgccagtgaccgatcagttcagtatggtaccacccggtcgccagtgaccggccagctcagatcagtttcagcctccccggtagccagttaccgatcagttcagcttagtgcagtggccacacaacagaaaattttaccagatatttcagtacaggctccaaggagcaaatatttttacagtgatttccagttcaattatgcacgtattataattgctcagtacagattattttcagtatgcctcaggacaggatatgttaactcatgcatattttaaattcagatttttactcgttacctgcgatatatgcatgctgagtctttaggctcactagacttgattgttgtaggtactgatgaggccagggccgagggtggggaccagtgagccagcttgggtcggcagtagtggcacccgaggacctcagagcagcagttgttaatttttttcgcaaacaattttatcagtcgttagatatttttaaatcgttgttgttggaaaaactttaattttcttccgctgcaatattttgaaatattgaacttgattcaccagtgattttatgaatgaggccatttaagttcttttaaaaagaaaatttttaatttttcgcaaattttcaagaaaggagtttttggCCCATTCACACTTTCGTTCCCATGGCCTCTTGAAAGCTTTTCCAAAAGCGCGAGACGAGCctcggatctctatcagataggATGCTCACTGGTACTCCGTCCAGCCTCACAATGTTGTCCATTTATAGTGAAGCCAGCTTGTCGAGATTGTAATTCATGCGAACGGGTAGAAAATGcgtagattttgtgagtctGTCTACGATTACCCATATACCGTCCTGAATTTGCCTAGGCTTTGGCACTCCTACaataaagtccatggaaatatgcTCCCAATTCCATTCGAGAATTTCCAAAGGTTGCAGTATTCCTCCAAGCCGCTGATGTTCTGCTTTGACCTGCTGACATACCTGACATCTGGATACGAATTCTGCTACATCTCTTTTCATGCCATTCCACCAGAAATTATTCTtgagatctttgtacatctttgtactgcctGGATGGACTGAGAATTTTGACTTGTGTGCCTCTGCCATTATCtcttggcgaaggttatcgCTGTCGGGCACACACAGTCTTCCTTTCATCCATAAGACTCCTTTATCGTCAATTTGATGATCTTGAGACTTCCCTTCTCTGAATTTATCTTTAAGTTTAGTCAGTAACATGTCTTGATCttggtttaacttgacggtctcctGCAGACATGGCTGGGCTGAGAGGAAAACTAGAGTCACTTTGCCTGGGCCCTTCCGACTTAGCGCATCAGCCACTTTGTTTACTTTACCCGGATGATAGCTTATGGtcaagtcatagtccttcagaAGTTTGATCCATCTCTTTTGCCTCATATTAAGTTCCTTAtgggtgaacaagtacttgaggctctgatgATCGGTGAAGATTTCACATTTAGTACCATAgaggtagtgcctccaaatcttcaaggcaaagataaCCGCTGCCAGTTCCTGATCATGCATAGGATAGTTCTGCTCATGTgatttcaactgccttgatgcgtaggcgATCACGCTTCTTTCTTGGATGAGTACGCATCTTAGACCTTCCTTAGAGGCATCACTGTAGATAGTAAAGTCTTTATTCTTTGCGGGCAAGATCAATAGTTGCGTGGATGCGAGTTTCTCTTTCAATGTCTGGAAACTCTTCTCGCAACTTTCACTCCAGATGAACTTCGAATTTTTCTGTGTGAGTTTTGTCAATGGTACGGCTATCGAGGAAAACCATTCGACAAATTTCCGGTAGTAACCTGCCAATCCAAGAAAGCCTCTAATatcggtggcgttcttaggtcttggccactctgtaattgcctctactttcctTGGATCCACTGACACTCCTGCTTTCGAGATCACGTGTCCTAGAAAGGACACACTCCTTAACCCGAATTCACATTTGATAAACTTAGCATAGAGCTTATTCTCTCTTAGGGTTTGCAGAGCAAGGTGGGGATGCTCCTTGTGGCTCGTCTCGTCAGGGAAATAGACGAGgatgtcgtcgatgaataccactatGAATTGATCCAGGAATGACTTGAATACtctgttcatcagatccatgaatggTGCCGGCGCGTTTGTCAGACCGAAAAGCATCATTgtgaattcataatgcccatatttGGTTAGAAAGGCTGTTTTGGGGATATCTTCATCCCTGACCTTCAACTGGTGGTAACATGTTCTCAAATCCAGTTTAGAAAATATGGCGGCTCCTTTAAGCTGATCAAACAGATCGTCTATCCGTGGTAGATGGTACatgttcttgattgtgatcttgttcATTTCTTTATATtcgatgcacaatctcatactcccgtctttcttcttcacgaagagtGCTAGAGCTCCCCACAGGgacacactcggtcgaatatgcCTTTTATCGAGCAATTATTGGAGTTGTTCTTTCAGCTCCTTGAGCTtagctggtgccattctgtaaggtgccttagagattggtgcATTACCGGGGACCAAGTTGATTTCAAAGTCAACTTCGCGGTTCGGGACTATCCAAGAGAGTTCTTCTGGAAAAACATCTGGGAACTCTCTCACTATCGGGATGTCCTTCAGTTTTAGCTCGACTTCTTCTTCTACTTCGCTGACCATTGCTAGATAAATGTCTTCTCCGGATTTCATGGCTCTCCAAGCTTGAGATGCGGAAAGCAGTGACTTCTGCTCCTTGGATTTACCATGATACACGACTTCCTCCTGATTTGGGGTTTGGACTTTGAATCTCTTTCCCCTAAAATCTACTATTGCATTGTTCCTAGCTAAACAATCCATTCCTAGGATGACGTCGAAATCGACCATGATCAATTTTATCAAGTCGGCGCTAAAAGTCTGATTACCAATACTGATTTTACAACCTCTGTAAATTTCGTGAGTTCAAATAGACCTACTTGTAAGTGTGGCTATTCGAAAGGGCTCATTTAGTTTCTCGGGCTTACATCCTAACTTTTtagcaaatctcttagacataaaGGAATGTGTAGCACCATAGTCAAATAACGCATAAGCAGACACTTTTTGAATTAGAACAATACCTGACACGACTTCACTGGCGTCGTCTGCCTCTTCCTGAGTCATGGCAAAGACTCTGGTGTTAGGTTTGTCCTATTTTGGTTTACTAGGGCCGGCTCCCGCGTTCGGACCAGTTCCTTTGTTCGGCCCTGATGGTCGGTTGGCGGCGGTAGAACACTCTGCAATTCTGTGCCCTGATTTTCCACATCCAAAGCATACACCGCTGGCCCTTCGGCATTCCCCTGCGTGTTTGAAGCCGCATTTTGGGCATGGCTTGAGTCCTTGATAGTTAGTGGCTGGGGATTACCCTAAGGGAGGTCCACCTGACTGATTGAGCCTCTTGAACATCTGTCTTCCTTGAGAAGGCTGGCTATTAGGAGGTTGCTTGTTCCTGTTTTCCCTTCTCTTCGATGAATGTCAGCTTCGGCTCGGATAGCCGCGCCCATCAGTTCTGAAACGTTGGCAGGTTGGTAGACTGCTAGAGCTGATTGGATCcggctgttcaatcccttcttAAAACTATGTAATTTCTGGACTTCGTCTGCCATGATTGCCGGAGCATATGATCCAAGGGCATTGAACTGGGAGGTGTATTCCACAACTGACATATCCAGAGCTTGAATGAAATTTTCAAACTCGCTCAGTTTCTGCAGTCTAACCTCGGCTGGATAATACTGCTTCAAAAAGGCTTCTCGAAAATTCTGTCATGTGATTGGTCCCACAGCTGTCATGGCTGGTGAGATTGCTTCCCACCATTTGCCTGCCCTGTCTTCTAGGAAAGGCACTATTACGTCCACCTTGAGTGCCTCAGGGACTTTCAGCAGTTGCAGCTGGGTTTCCACACTTTTTAGCCAGCTCTAGCTAACTTCCGGGTCGACAGATCCACTGAAGGTTGGACACCTGTTCTTGTGAAGTGACTCATAGTGAAACTTGATTCCATTCGGTGTTGGAGGTGGTGGGGGTTGATTGGCATTTGTATTCACTAACCCCTGCAGTGTTGTCACCACTATTGTGGCTAAAGCCATCAAATCTTCCTGGTTAAGAATGAATCCTGGCTGAGGCCCTTTGTCTTCTTCATTGGCGTGGTTGTTGTTAGCATAGCGGGGGTTGCGGTTTTGTCTTGGGAGTCTaccggccatttcctacaatttAAACGTTTCCAAGAATTTGTTGTGCATAACAACATGATTGAATGAATAAGTTATGCTGGAAACAACTGAAATCAATGAATAATAAACATAACTTTATTGATTTCTGAATATAAAGGAACAACTGAATGAAAACAAATCGTACTGAATGAAATAACATAGCAACAATGGAAAATAAACTCCTAGTAATCGATACAGGCTCTGCTCTATGACCTCCTTTAAGTTCATGTTGTCTCCTCTCACTAGCTCTCCCTGATAGATTTCTTTGTTAAGCTGGACCCGTATCTCCTCTTTTTCTGTGGCTAGggtctcgatctctcatctcctcTCGCCTAGTCTGTCTCCAAGTCGGTTCATCTAGCGCGACTGATAACAAGGGTATGCTGCTGTTATGGATGCGGAATCGCAGGGGAGTCGATGGAGCCATTTCgtgaaataaaaaatgaaaacgCTCAGAATCAGAAAGAGACAATAAAGAACAAGAGATATacatgaaatttttgaaaaaatatatataaataattttttcccccaaaaatggaaagtttggAAATTGATACATGGCTTTGAAGCatatgtcgagaggattccagAACAATCGACATAATCGAATTCGGAATTTTTTATGAGAAGTTATAGGGTCTACAAATATTTCCTAAAATGGCAAAAACGATGTTTCGGATGCCTAAACGAATTAATTTCGCAATTTGGACCCCTACCTCACGAAAAAGTCATGAAAATCGCTCGTTGGACCGTTTCGGAGGGGATAGCATCGGCCTTTCTCAAAAATCccaccgaattttttttttgtaaatttgtTTCTCATTTTTACTCAATcagattatgaacctggcggctctgataccacttaaatgtcacgccctgaAACTCAGGGTTGACATcgacgttgtttaacaatcacacaatcggaAACAACGTGCCTCGTAGCACAATgtaaaccaaaaccagtttatatatcatgaTTCAAACGAAATAACAATTGTCTTTACAATCCCAAAATAAAAAAAGACAGAATCTAGTGCAGAAGCGTTACAactgaataaaaaaatttaaacttaaataaaattttaaaatctcaagtCTCAAATTtaaccagccccaaaactggtccGACTCCTCTTCCTCGAGTTCTTCCACGGGTTTATCTGGGAAATGATTGTAAGGGGGGTgtgtattttgggaaatacttagcaagtgggggccgttcgagtacaatataacaacatgcataatttcgaaaatcacatgactttcataacatcattcatatcacatgcataacatttaccagGCACTGAGATTCGTCtattttctatggtttactgatatcagtccctaatttttactcttcTAAGGGAGCGAGGCCATATAGCGGTTATatcccaccgcgtaagggtcaTATCATGGTTGGGATTCTCACCCATATACAGTCGGCTTCTCATAGTGCCCAATACCGTATGACAACCAACACAAGAAAGAATAATTTGTACTCGACAATTTTCCAAAACCGAACACATGCATAATccgaaattaaaatttttaaaataagaccacTTACAGTATATTTTGAGTGCTAAAAACGTGAAGTGCACAGCTTTGGATTGGATTGCTTCTTGCTCCTCGTTCTGATAGCACTTCGGCTCACAGACTAGGCTAACTCTGGGACGATTTTTGAGCAGATTTTTGGCTAGGGAGAAGCTGCTAGAAATTCGAAATTTGCAGCAAGGGATTTTTGAATTTAGATGTTGAGAATGGCTAGGCTTGATGGTGTATTTATAGGTGAGGGGAAGATAGCTTAATAGGGCATGTAAATCCTGCATGATAGGCATCAAAATCCCACAATTTTCTTTCCAATTTGCCACCAAATCTCACGTTTTCGCTTAGAAATCCCATCCCACAATTGAGTTATTTAGCTACCAAAGTGTGAGATTTATTCCTTAATTTTTAGGAATATCCAAGAATTAATTTATCTTATTTCCTTGCATCTTGTATGACATAACAATCTTGCAAATATTCTCcccaatttcaaaaatttgcatgtttatgcataatttaTTAACTTAATATTGTATATCCAAGAGTATCCCCACATTTCCCATCCAAAATATATACaccataaaaatttaataataagcaTCCTAAAATTTGAGCTACATGAGTAGGTTTTCACACAAAGACAGGAAAGATGGCGATTAATTGATGAACAAATGGAGTACTAAAACTCAAGGAGAAAATGATTGAGTGATTTAGGATTGAGATTTGAAATTGGGAGAAAGGATGAGATGGGACTGCAGATATGTTACTGATGTAAGTACAAagtgttgaggatcgggttgagtttagagggggggggggggggggtgaataaactcaacggcaAAC is a window encoding:
- the LOC142550685 gene encoding uncharacterized protein LOC142550685; this translates as MTQEEADDASEVVSGIVLIQKVSAYALFDYGATHSFMSKRFAKKLGCKPEKLNEPFRIATLTRMDCLARNNAIVDFRGKRFKVQTPNQEEVVYHGKSKEQKSLLSASQAWRAMKSGEDIYLAMVSEVEEEVELKLKDIPIVREFPDVFPEELSWIVPNREVDFEINLVPGNAPISKAPYRMAPAKLKELKEQLQ